Proteins encoded in a region of the Prunus persica cultivar Lovell chromosome G4, Prunus_persica_NCBIv2, whole genome shotgun sequence genome:
- the LOC18778429 gene encoding UDP-glycosyltransferase TURAN isoform X1, with protein MAAKGGKRGRACVVVLGDIGRSPRMQYHALSLARQVSLEVDIVAYGGSEPHSAVLEHQSIHIHKMQQWPTFPRGVPSILKPLVLLIKPVIQVLVLLWFLCIKIPAPDVFLVQNPPSVPTLVAVKWASWLRRSAFIVDWHNFGYTLLALSLGRSSRFVAIYRWFERHFGKMADGSLCVTRAMQHELAQNWGIKATVLYDQPPEFFRPASLEEKHKLFCRLDKSLRKPLGVPDCTSTGTGEMLNKDINETVFSTLVGTDITSKLDRPALIVSSTSWTPDEDFGILLEAAVMYDRRVAAILNEDDSIQEEALWKEMQSGKQYLYPRLLFVITGKGPEKEKYEEKISRLHLKRVAFRTMWLSAEDYPLLLGSADLGVCLHTSSSGLDLPMKVVDMFGCGLPVCAVSYSCIKELVQVEKNGLLFSSSSELADELLMLFKGFPDACDSLKGLRNGALEMSSSRRWATEWEEHAKALILEVISKNLD; from the exons ATGGctgcaaaag GAGGGAAGAGAGGGAGGGCTTGCGTGGTGGTGTTAGGTGACATTGGGCGCAGCCCCCGTATGCAATATCATGCTCTTTCGCTTGCCCGTCAG GTATCTCTGGAGGTAGATATTGTTGCATATGGAG GTTCTGAACCCCATTCTGCTGTACTAGAACATCAGTCTATTCACATACACAAAATG CAGCAGTGGCCAACATTTCCACGTGGCGTACCCAGCATACTTAAGCCCTTGGTGCTTTTGATCAAGCCAGTGATTCAAGTTTTAGTGCttctttggtttctttgtaTTAAGATACCCGCGCCTGATGTTTTTCTAGTGCAG AATCCACCTTCTGTTCCAACCTTAGTGGCTGTAAAATGGGCAAGCTGGCTTAGGCGATCTGCATTTATTGTTGATTGGCATAATTTTGGATATACGTTACTGGCACTGTCTCTTGGAAGAAGTAGTCGATTTGTGGCAATATACCGTTG GTTTGAGAGGCATTTCGGGAAGATGGCAGATGGTTCCCTATGTGTAACGAGGGCAATGCAACATGAATTGGCTCAAAATTGGGGAATTAA AGCCACGGTTCTATATGATCAGCCTCCTGAGTTTTTCCGTCCTGCTTCACTTGAAGAAAAGCATAAG TTGTTCTGCAGATTAGATAAAAGTCTGAGGAAACCACTTGGTGTTCCAGATTGCACTAGCACTG GAACCGGGGAAATGTTGAATAAGGACATAAATGAGACTGTGTTTAGCACTCTGGTTGGCACGGACATTACTTCAAAGCTAGACAGGCCGGCACTCATAGTTAGCAGTACAAGCTG GACTCCCGATGAGGATTTTGGCATTCTCCTGGAAGCAGCTGTCATGTATGACAGGCGTGTTGCTGCTATTTTGAATGAAGATGATTCTATTCAAGAAGAGGCTCTTTGGAAGGAAATGCAGAGTGGGAAGCAATACTTGTATCCGAGGCTGTTATTCGTCATTACAG GTAAGGGgcctgaaaaagaaaagtatgaagaaaaaattagcAGATTGCACCTCAAAAGGGTGGCATTTCGTACTATGTGGTTGTCAGCTGAGGACTATCCATTGCTTCTTG GGTCAGCAGATCTTGGTGTATGCTTGCATACATCCTCATCAGGGTTGGATCTTCCCATGAAG GTCGTGGACATGTTCGGTTGTGGGCTGCCCGTTTGTGCTGTTTCCTACTCATG CATCAAGGAATTAGTGCAAGTTGAGAAAAACGGCCTTCTATTTTCATCGTCTTCAGAGCTAGCTGATGAACTTTTG ATGCTGTTCAAGGGTTTTCCAGATGCATGTGATTCACTGAAGGGTCTCCGTAATGGTGCATTGGAAATGTCTTCTTCTAGGAGGTGGGCTACTGAGTGGGAAGAGCATGCGAAAGCATTAATACTAGAG GTTATCTCTAAAAATTTAGATTGA
- the LOC18778429 gene encoding UDP-glycosyltransferase TURAN isoform X2 yields MAAKGGKRGRACVVVLGDIGRSPRMQYHALSLARQVSLEVDIVAYGGSEPHSAVLEHQSIHIHKMQWPTFPRGVPSILKPLVLLIKPVIQVLVLLWFLCIKIPAPDVFLVQNPPSVPTLVAVKWASWLRRSAFIVDWHNFGYTLLALSLGRSSRFVAIYRWFERHFGKMADGSLCVTRAMQHELAQNWGIKATVLYDQPPEFFRPASLEEKHKLFCRLDKSLRKPLGVPDCTSTGTGEMLNKDINETVFSTLVGTDITSKLDRPALIVSSTSWTPDEDFGILLEAAVMYDRRVAAILNEDDSIQEEALWKEMQSGKQYLYPRLLFVITGKGPEKEKYEEKISRLHLKRVAFRTMWLSAEDYPLLLGSADLGVCLHTSSSGLDLPMKVVDMFGCGLPVCAVSYSCIKELVQVEKNGLLFSSSSELADELLMLFKGFPDACDSLKGLRNGALEMSSSRRWATEWEEHAKALILEVISKNLD; encoded by the exons ATGGctgcaaaag GAGGGAAGAGAGGGAGGGCTTGCGTGGTGGTGTTAGGTGACATTGGGCGCAGCCCCCGTATGCAATATCATGCTCTTTCGCTTGCCCGTCAG GTATCTCTGGAGGTAGATATTGTTGCATATGGAG GTTCTGAACCCCATTCTGCTGTACTAGAACATCAGTCTATTCACATACACAAAATG CAGTGGCCAACATTTCCACGTGGCGTACCCAGCATACTTAAGCCCTTGGTGCTTTTGATCAAGCCAGTGATTCAAGTTTTAGTGCttctttggtttctttgtaTTAAGATACCCGCGCCTGATGTTTTTCTAGTGCAG AATCCACCTTCTGTTCCAACCTTAGTGGCTGTAAAATGGGCAAGCTGGCTTAGGCGATCTGCATTTATTGTTGATTGGCATAATTTTGGATATACGTTACTGGCACTGTCTCTTGGAAGAAGTAGTCGATTTGTGGCAATATACCGTTG GTTTGAGAGGCATTTCGGGAAGATGGCAGATGGTTCCCTATGTGTAACGAGGGCAATGCAACATGAATTGGCTCAAAATTGGGGAATTAA AGCCACGGTTCTATATGATCAGCCTCCTGAGTTTTTCCGTCCTGCTTCACTTGAAGAAAAGCATAAG TTGTTCTGCAGATTAGATAAAAGTCTGAGGAAACCACTTGGTGTTCCAGATTGCACTAGCACTG GAACCGGGGAAATGTTGAATAAGGACATAAATGAGACTGTGTTTAGCACTCTGGTTGGCACGGACATTACTTCAAAGCTAGACAGGCCGGCACTCATAGTTAGCAGTACAAGCTG GACTCCCGATGAGGATTTTGGCATTCTCCTGGAAGCAGCTGTCATGTATGACAGGCGTGTTGCTGCTATTTTGAATGAAGATGATTCTATTCAAGAAGAGGCTCTTTGGAAGGAAATGCAGAGTGGGAAGCAATACTTGTATCCGAGGCTGTTATTCGTCATTACAG GTAAGGGgcctgaaaaagaaaagtatgaagaaaaaattagcAGATTGCACCTCAAAAGGGTGGCATTTCGTACTATGTGGTTGTCAGCTGAGGACTATCCATTGCTTCTTG GGTCAGCAGATCTTGGTGTATGCTTGCATACATCCTCATCAGGGTTGGATCTTCCCATGAAG GTCGTGGACATGTTCGGTTGTGGGCTGCCCGTTTGTGCTGTTTCCTACTCATG CATCAAGGAATTAGTGCAAGTTGAGAAAAACGGCCTTCTATTTTCATCGTCTTCAGAGCTAGCTGATGAACTTTTG ATGCTGTTCAAGGGTTTTCCAGATGCATGTGATTCACTGAAGGGTCTCCGTAATGGTGCATTGGAAATGTCTTCTTCTAGGAGGTGGGCTACTGAGTGGGAAGAGCATGCGAAAGCATTAATACTAGAG GTTATCTCTAAAAATTTAGATTGA